The following are encoded together in the Tepidiforma bonchosmolovskayae genome:
- a CDS encoding aldehyde ferredoxin oxidoreductase C-terminal domain-containing protein, with the protein MEIDRIVRVDMTTGEITEERAPERLRFLGGRALGATFLLEETDPAIHPLHRDARLYICPGFLGGTAVTTSGRTSFVFKSPLTGGVKEANVGGQLGHRLARLGIKALVISGASQSGWQRLDIDQHGVRLVPAPELAGRSNYDLHRELVGEATGARAAATIGPAGEHRMAAASVAVTDPEGRPTRHAARGGPGAVMGAKGLKAIVVDDTGASRTIPGLRKDDFRQHVTRFSKLVLEDPRTHNLSSVGTAGVVRFVNRDNIQSMPTRNHRFGTWDRAHTISGQHIEELGATRGGKMLPCMAGCIIKCAILFNDEHGNHVTTALEFETIALLGSNLEIGPADAVAELDRLCDDIGLDTIEVGNAIGVAMEAGVLPWGDWEGTKRLLEEVRAGTPLGRIIGNGTVHTAATFGIDRVPAVKGQGLPAWEPRTLKGMGITYATSPQGADHTAGMVTARGVNAETLVKQSRHEQLVMMAIDSAGVCQFTNALPADLAAFASARFDIPCDDEAILRMARAAIDAEREFNRRAGFTRADDRLPRWLREEPLHLPDGPAVFDIPDALIDAVWA; encoded by the coding sequence ATGGAAATCGACCGCATCGTCCGGGTCGACATGACCACGGGCGAGATCACCGAAGAACGTGCCCCCGAGCGCCTCCGCTTCCTCGGCGGCCGCGCCCTCGGCGCTACCTTCCTCCTCGAAGAGACCGACCCGGCCATCCACCCGCTGCACCGCGACGCCCGCCTCTACATCTGCCCCGGCTTCCTCGGCGGCACCGCCGTCACCACCAGCGGGCGCACATCCTTCGTCTTCAAGAGCCCCCTCACAGGCGGCGTCAAAGAGGCGAACGTCGGCGGCCAGCTCGGCCATCGCCTCGCCCGCCTCGGCATCAAGGCCCTCGTCATCTCCGGCGCCTCGCAATCCGGCTGGCAGCGGCTCGACATCGACCAGCACGGGGTCCGGCTCGTCCCCGCGCCGGAGCTCGCCGGCCGTTCCAACTACGACCTCCACCGCGAACTCGTCGGCGAAGCCACCGGCGCCCGCGCCGCAGCCACCATCGGCCCCGCCGGCGAACACCGCATGGCCGCCGCCTCCGTCGCCGTTACCGACCCCGAGGGGCGTCCCACCCGCCACGCCGCCCGCGGCGGCCCCGGCGCCGTCATGGGCGCCAAGGGCCTCAAAGCCATCGTCGTCGACGACACCGGCGCGTCCCGCACCATCCCCGGCCTCCGCAAAGACGACTTCCGCCAGCACGTCACCCGCTTCTCCAAACTCGTCCTCGAAGACCCCCGCACCCACAACCTCTCCTCCGTCGGCACCGCCGGCGTCGTCCGCTTCGTCAACCGCGACAACATCCAGTCCATGCCCACCCGCAACCACCGCTTCGGCACGTGGGACCGCGCCCACACCATCTCCGGCCAGCACATCGAAGAGCTCGGGGCCACCCGCGGCGGCAAAATGCTCCCCTGCATGGCCGGCTGCATCATCAAGTGCGCCATCCTCTTCAACGACGAGCACGGCAACCACGTCACCACCGCCCTCGAATTCGAAACCATCGCCCTCCTCGGTTCCAACCTCGAGATCGGCCCCGCCGACGCCGTCGCCGAGCTCGACCGCCTCTGCGATGACATCGGCCTCGACACCATCGAGGTCGGCAACGCCATCGGCGTCGCCATGGAGGCCGGCGTCCTCCCCTGGGGCGACTGGGAGGGCACGAAGCGCCTCCTCGAAGAGGTCCGCGCCGGCACCCCCCTCGGCCGCATCATCGGCAACGGCACCGTCCACACCGCCGCAACCTTCGGTATCGACCGTGTCCCCGCCGTCAAGGGCCAGGGCCTCCCCGCCTGGGAGCCGCGCACCCTCAAGGGCATGGGCATCACCTACGCCACCAGCCCCCAGGGCGCTGACCACACCGCCGGCATGGTCACCGCCCGCGGCGTGAACGCCGAAACCCTCGTCAAGCAGAGCCGCCACGAACAGCTCGTCATGATGGCCATCGACTCCGCCGGTGTCTGCCAGTTCACCAACGCCCTCCCGGCCGACCTCGCCGCCTTCGCCAGCGCCCGCTTCGATATCCCCTGCGACGACGAAGCCATCCTCCGCATGGCCCGCGCCGCCATCGACGCCGAGCGCGAGTTCAACCGCCGCGCCGGCTTCACCCGCGCCGACGACCGCCTCCCCCGCTGGCTGCGCGAAGAGCCGCTCCACCTCCCCGACGGCCCCGCCGTCTTCGATATCCCCGACGCCCTCATCGACGCCGTCTGGGCCTGA
- a CDS encoding acyl-CoA dehydrogenase family protein, translated as MRWWEFESVIGSDVVALVRGAAAEAERRSALTPEVVRAIVDRGWFKAWVPREFGGLELDLEAGLRLFEAAGWVDGSFGWSVMIGAGGGVFAGLMRETTAHAVFDPKEAVIAGSGNPRGTAERVPGGYRVSGRWLWASGAPWATTFTANCVVTEGGQPVPGANGGPLIRAMAFEPAQVRIHETWDANGMRGTASHDMEVIDAFVPEERMFSVFEGEPWHPGTVFRVPFVEFAEATTASVLPGVALRLFELVAASLRERTEYGGPRLMAERDDVRSRMAEALVTVEAGRTLLFDAARQTWAEAERGRPAPATLARLSLAANFAAAGALRAGAIAAPLGGMALNQRADEAGRAWRDLQTAGQHGAIRPTGLAVRGAELLAE; from the coding sequence ATGCGCTGGTGGGAGTTCGAATCGGTTATCGGGAGCGACGTCGTTGCGCTGGTGCGGGGCGCGGCAGCGGAGGCCGAGCGGCGGAGCGCGCTGACGCCGGAGGTCGTGCGGGCGATTGTGGATCGGGGATGGTTCAAGGCGTGGGTGCCGCGGGAGTTCGGCGGGCTGGAGCTCGACCTCGAGGCGGGGCTGCGGCTGTTCGAGGCGGCGGGCTGGGTCGACGGGTCGTTCGGGTGGAGCGTAATGATCGGGGCCGGCGGCGGCGTGTTCGCGGGGCTGATGCGGGAGACGACGGCGCACGCGGTGTTCGACCCGAAGGAGGCGGTGATTGCCGGCTCGGGAAACCCTCGCGGGACAGCGGAGCGGGTGCCGGGCGGCTACCGGGTCAGCGGGCGGTGGCTTTGGGCGAGCGGCGCCCCGTGGGCGACGACGTTCACGGCGAACTGCGTCGTGACCGAAGGCGGGCAGCCGGTGCCGGGGGCGAACGGCGGGCCGCTCATCCGGGCGATGGCGTTCGAGCCGGCGCAGGTGCGGATTCACGAGACGTGGGATGCGAACGGGATGCGGGGCACGGCGAGCCACGACATGGAGGTCATTGACGCCTTCGTGCCTGAGGAGCGGATGTTCTCGGTGTTCGAGGGGGAGCCGTGGCACCCCGGCACGGTCTTCCGGGTGCCGTTCGTGGAGTTCGCCGAGGCGACGACGGCGTCGGTGCTGCCGGGGGTGGCGCTGCGGCTGTTCGAGCTGGTGGCGGCCTCGCTGCGGGAGCGGACCGAATACGGGGGACCGCGGCTGATGGCCGAGCGCGACGATGTGCGGAGCCGGATGGCGGAGGCGCTGGTGACGGTCGAGGCGGGGCGCACGCTGCTGTTTGACGCGGCGCGGCAGACGTGGGCGGAGGCGGAGCGGGGCAGGCCGGCGCCGGCGACGCTGGCGCGGCTTTCGCTGGCGGCGAATTTTGCGGCCGCGGGCGCGCTGCGGGCGGGGGCCATCGCGGCCCCGCTCGGCGGAATGGCGCTGAACCAGCGGGCGGACGAGGCCGGGCGGGCATGGCGCGACCTCCAGACGGCGGGGCAGCACGGGGCGATCCGCCCGACCGGGCTGGCCGTGCGGGGCGCCGAGCTGCTGGCAGAGTGA
- the pdxA gene encoding 4-hydroxythreonine-4-phosphate dehydrogenase PdxA: MTLPRLLVTMGDPNGIGPEVVAKALARPDVRAAAEVQVVGLRDVLAPWLEAVGAREVAVVEPAEAPAFRVRHGVVDAEAGRLAHRWVEFAAAACLAGEADGMVTAPVNKAAFAAAGIRETGHQEVLQRVSGAEHVATMLVTGGLRCMHLSTHKPLREACVYVTRANVLRAIALTDREFRRWGFARPRIAVAALNPHAGEGGLIGREEIEEIGPAVEDARAQGADAQGPFPADSVFNRAIAGEFDVVVVMYHDQGHIAIKVHGFERSVSVNLGLPFVRTSVDHGTAFDIAGRGVANGESMAEAILLAARLCGGGSLAGGGGG; encoded by the coding sequence ATGACTCTGCCGCGGCTGCTGGTGACGATGGGCGACCCGAACGGCATCGGCCCGGAGGTGGTCGCGAAGGCGCTGGCGCGGCCGGATGTCCGGGCGGCGGCGGAGGTGCAGGTCGTCGGGCTGCGCGACGTGCTGGCGCCATGGCTCGAAGCTGTCGGCGCGCGGGAGGTTGCGGTGGTGGAGCCGGCCGAAGCGCCCGCGTTCCGGGTGCGGCACGGGGTGGTCGATGCGGAGGCGGGGCGGCTGGCGCACCGGTGGGTGGAGTTCGCGGCCGCGGCGTGCCTTGCGGGCGAGGCAGACGGGATGGTGACCGCCCCGGTGAACAAGGCGGCGTTCGCGGCGGCGGGCATCCGGGAGACCGGGCACCAGGAGGTGCTGCAGCGGGTGAGCGGAGCAGAGCACGTCGCGACGATGCTGGTGACCGGCGGCCTGCGGTGCATGCACCTGAGCACCCACAAGCCGCTGCGCGAGGCGTGCGTCTACGTGACCCGGGCGAACGTGCTGCGGGCGATTGCGCTGACGGACCGGGAGTTCCGCCGGTGGGGGTTTGCGCGGCCGCGGATCGCGGTGGCGGCGCTCAATCCGCACGCGGGCGAGGGCGGACTGATCGGCCGGGAGGAGATCGAGGAGATCGGGCCGGCGGTGGAGGACGCCCGTGCGCAGGGGGCGGACGCGCAGGGGCCGTTCCCGGCGGACTCGGTGTTCAACCGGGCGATTGCGGGGGAGTTCGACGTGGTGGTGGTGATGTACCACGACCAGGGGCACATCGCGATAAAGGTGCACGGGTTCGAACGGAGCGTGAGCGTGAACCTCGGGCTGCCGTTTGTGCGGACGAGCGTGGACCACGGGACCGCGTTCGACATCGCCGGGCGCGGGGTTGCGAACGGGGAGAGCATGGCAGAGGCGATCCTGCTGGCGGCGCGGCTCTGCGGGGGCGGGAGCCTGGCGGGCGGGGGCGGCGGGTGA
- a CDS encoding DinB family protein, with protein sequence MPEIPNLPGMGNPPDTPTQLSVVVGRVLQYALRATDGLTVEQLCDTRGGITNSIGWDVWHVVRTIDNIIHFVFEREQPVWLQHAFHERWNLPRVDQGTGQDPRDAYAMRFPPPSEFDEYTRAVEAAVVPRIAAMSEAYLREVQVIRPWGPVPRIEAILHGLIGHGNGHLGRASYARTLFGLPGLPY encoded by the coding sequence GTGCCCGAAATCCCGAACCTGCCCGGCATGGGCAATCCCCCCGATACCCCCACCCAGCTCTCCGTTGTCGTCGGCCGCGTCCTCCAGTATGCCCTCCGCGCCACCGATGGCCTCACCGTCGAACAGCTCTGCGATACCCGCGGCGGCATCACCAACTCCATCGGCTGGGACGTCTGGCACGTCGTCCGCACCATCGACAACATCATCCACTTCGTCTTCGAACGCGAGCAGCCCGTCTGGCTCCAGCACGCCTTCCACGAGCGCTGGAACCTCCCCCGCGTCGACCAGGGCACCGGCCAGGACCCGCGCGACGCCTACGCTATGCGCTTCCCGCCGCCCTCGGAGTTCGACGAGTACACCCGCGCCGTCGAGGCCGCCGTCGTGCCCCGCATCGCGGCCATGAGCGAGGCCTACCTCCGCGAAGTGCAGGTCATCCGCCCCTGGGGACCGGTCCCCCGCATCGAAGCCATCCTCCACGGCCTCATCGGGCACGGCAACGGGCACCTCGGCCGCGCCAGCTACGCCCGCACGCTCTTCGGCCTCCCCGGCCTGCCCTACTGA